CTTCCGACGTCAGATCTAGACCAAAGTCAACGAGGGCTAAGATTTCCTCAACACTCAGATTGGTGTCAATGTAGCTTTGCAGCAGATCCACAGCTTGAGGTACTTGGGGCAAAAAGCTAGGACTTGTGAGGCGATCGCGTAGGGCGCGGATGAGCTGCTGCTGGCGCTGTACCCGGCCGATATCACCATAGCCATCGTTGCGGAAGCGGACAAATTGTTCGGCTTGGTCACCGTTGAGCACCTGTTGGCCTTGCTGTAGATCAATCTCAAGCCCTTGGGTTTGGTCGGTGTACTGCATATCGTAGGGCACAAACACCTCAACTCCGCCCACGAGATCCACCAGTTGACGAAAGGCCTCGGTATTGACGCGCACGTAGCGATCAATTTCTACACCATTTAGATTGGCGCTGACCACATCGGCAGCCATGCGCGCGCCGCCCATGGCGTTAGCGTGGTTGACCTTTGTCACCCCTTGAAAGGGAATATCTACTTGGGTGTCGCGAGGAATAGACAGAACATTGATCGTTTGCGATTCTGGCTCTAAACGCACCAGCAGCATCGTATCGCTGCGTCCGTCCATGGGATCTCCAGCACCCCCATCCAGGGGCTCATCCACCCCCATCACCAGAATGTTAACAGGGCGAGTGATCGGATAATGTACACCCTTACGCCATAGATCAAGCACGGAAAAATCTTGCAGAGGTTGGTCAGGAACCAAGTTCACCGAAGCCGGCGTAAACAGGGCTACCGTGGCTCCTAAGACAGCAGACGTGCCGACTGCCGTTGCTAAGACAAGCGATCGCTGAATCCATTGACCAATCCTCATACCCACCCGCCCCGGTGCAGCGTCAGGGAGACTCGCGGATATACTAACCGTAGCTGGGCTCGTAGCTGGGCGATCGCCCACCGCTGTTGCCTTCTCGGGGGTTCGTTTCGGAAACTCATTAGATTCTTGATTCACTCCATCCCTCACACTTATCTCACACTGGTTTGGTATCACACACACACCCATAGGTAGACCCCTAGTCAAGGGCAATGTATAGTTTTGTGTGCGATCGCTCTCCGCGATTATATCCGACAGTTTTGGTTACCGGTGTCTACCGTTGTACGATCTGGTTTAGATTTTGCTTAGATTTCACGAGAATACGTCAATCCTTCCCCTCCCATGCAGCACCTAGCCAGACGGCTGAGTTATAACAGCTATGGGTTAGCGAGAGGTTTCATGCTGATGGGCTGACAACTCTTTCCCTCCACCCCCTTCTCCCCTTTGCTCATAAGGGGAGAAGGGGAGCAAGAAAGGGAGAGGTGTTTTCGAAGCCCCTCTACCGTTCTGGGAGAGGGGTAGAGGGGTGAGAGTCTTCAAGTTTTGTCCGTCAATCAGGGTTTCATGTCACTCTTCAAGTATGCAGAGCAGGGATCCGTGAACTCTAGTTTCAGCAGCTAGTATTCCTTCCTCATGAACCTGCCTGTCGATCTGCTTGAGCAGATTAGCCCTGCTGTATTCAAGTCCTATGTTGAGGCAAATCAACTGATGATACCCGTGATTTTGGCTGGCGGAAAAGGTGAGCGCTTTTGGCCCCTGAGTCGGCGGCAGCGTCCCAAGCAGTTTCTCAGTTTAGATGGCAGTGGTCTTAGCCTTCTCCAGTCCACCGCTGAGCGCTTGTTGCCGCTGACCGACGGTTGGGATGGACTATGGGTGATTACGGCTGCCCATTTGGCCGACGGGGTGCGTCATCAGCTCCCCGATCTACCAGAGGCGAATCTCCTGGTGGAAGTTGAGGGACGGGATACGGCTCCAGCGGTAGCCTGGGCCACCATGGAAATTGCTAAACGCCATGGAGAAGATGCGATCGTAGGTTTCTTCCCCGCTGACCACTGGATTGGCGATCAGGCGGCTTTTCAAACCACGCTGAAAACCGCTGCTCAGGTAGCGCAAGACCATGGAGCGATCGCCACCCTGGGCATTAGTCCCACC
The nucleotide sequence above comes from Candidatus Obscuribacterales bacterium. Encoded proteins:
- a CDS encoding LCP family protein, which encodes MNQESNEFPKRTPEKATAVGDRPATSPATVSISASLPDAAPGRVGMRIGQWIQRSLVLATAVGTSAVLGATVALFTPASVNLVPDQPLQDFSVLDLWRKGVHYPITRPVNILVMGVDEPLDGGAGDPMDGRSDTMLLVRLEPESQTINVLSIPRDTQVDIPFQGVTKVNHANAMGGARMAADVVSANLNGVEIDRYVRVNTEAFRQLVDLVGGVEVFVPYDMQYTDQTQGLEIDLQQGQQVLNGDQAEQFVRFRNDGYGDIGRVQRQQQLIRALRDRLTSPSFLPQVPQAVDLLQSYIDTNLSVEEILALVDFGLDLTSEDFRMVMLPGRFSSPDEFIASYWIMDMNGRDQVLADYFDVRASGLASRFDRQSVQDLRIAVQNASGEPQIATQVVNYLYDQGFDHVYVVQDWPSPESQTQIIVQRGDYSGATSLGTVLGVGKVVAASTGDLESDLTIRVGEDWLNHVPEEQSETWR
- a CDS encoding mannose-1-phosphate guanylyltransferase, with product MNLPVDLLEQISPAVFKSYVEANQLMIPVILAGGKGERFWPLSRRQRPKQFLSLDGSGLSLLQSTAERLLPLTDGWDGLWVITAAHLADGVRHQLPDLPEANLLVEVEGRDTAPAVAWATMEIAKRHGEDAIVGFFPADHWIGDQAAFQTTLKTAAQVAQDHGAIATLGISPTYASTGYGYIEQGDSLSTLNGLTAYSVDRFTEKPDRETAETFLASGRFSWNSGMFIFQAGVTLAELHHHAPEIMEPLSQFGPSIYPQIPKKSIDYALMEKTQRACVIPADFGWDDLGDWNALERLLKTEAANVEVGQHVGQDSQGCV